Proteins encoded within one genomic window of Pongo pygmaeus isolate AG05252 chromosome 18, NHGRI_mPonPyg2-v2.0_pri, whole genome shotgun sequence:
- the LOC129016313 gene encoding nuclear pore complex-interacting protein family member B13 isoform X5 has product MEAKVRAEVRKVTGKVNSHYKINGQRKTAEEEKQNMKECEQAENKRQLSEAEENGKSDMKEIHTQLQPFQRRQELQRQAEDCYRCKIAPSARKPLANSGSLFVFLAFGHSLPGQDMDVFFSPHLCAQALQRWMAEKKAAYKRHRCEMRQKQRVPERRMSQQPVQGRPGLENPFWRADSGPHWVPMRNSSGVPAENTEKTKVRMAAVEHHHSSGLPYWPYLTAETLRKRMGHKPPPPTQCYLRGQPHPSVKGCLRLLTLSRLQCPLGPQPHSTTDDFLRRETLQDECALGPEPLPRADDFPRLKTPPEGLFIPISPSPVDSLSLKTPPECLLVPRPPSPVDDFLTPQAPPIERHRLGPVAFPRADDFRRPKEPPDCFFVPLPPSPVDDSLSLKTPPECLLVPVPPSPVDDFLRPQTPPVQCHLRPVPFHRADDIRRLKKPPDCFFAPLPPSPVDSLSLKPPPKCLLVPLPPSPVDDFLTPQAPPVKRRHLGPVAFPQADDFRRPKEPPDCFFLPLPPSPVDDSLSLKTPPECLLVPLPPSPVDDFLIPEEPPIKRCRLGPVAFPRADDIRRLKKPPDCFFAALPPSPVDDSLSLKPPPECLLVPVPPSPVDDFLTPQAPPIERRRLGPVAFPRADDFRRPKEPPDCFFLPLPPSPVDDSLSLKTPPECLLVPLPPSPVDDFLTPEEPPIKRCRLGPVAFPRADDIRRLKKPPDCFFAALPPSPVDDSLSLKPPPECLLVPVPPSPVDDFLTPQAPPIERRRLGPVAFPRADDFRRPKEPPDCFFLPLPPSLVDDSLSLKTPPECLLVPLPRSPVDDFLTPEEPPIKRCRLGPVAFPQADGIRRLKKPPDCFFAPLPPSPVDDSLSLKPPPECLLVPLPPSPVDDFLTPPAPPIKRHHLGPVAFPRADDVRRPKEPPDCFFLPLPPSPVDDSLSLKTPPECLLVPLPPSPVDDFLTPEEPPIKRCRLGPVAFPRADDIRRLKKPPDCFFAPLPPSPVDDSLSLKTPPKCLVVPLPPSAVDDFLTPKTPQLQCHLRPVPFHQADDIRRLKKPPDCFFAALPPSPVDDSLSLKTPPECLLVPLPPSPVDDFLTPQAPPIEHHLGPVAFPQADDFRRPKEPPECFFIPLPPSPVDDSLSLKTPPECLLVPVPPSPVDDFLRPQTPPVQCHLRPVPFHRADDIRRLKKPPDCFDCFLFCFVLCLFVFCFFFIVLEEGVWYVVDSI; this is encoded by the exons ATGGAAGCCAAAGTTCGAGCTGAAGTCCGTAAGGTGACAGGGAAGGTCAACAGTcattacaaaatcaatggacagaGGAAGACTGCCGAGGAAGA GaaacaaaacatgaaagaatGTGAGCAAGCAGAAAACAAGAGGCAGCTATCAGAGGCAGAGGAGAATGGGAAATCGGATATGAAAGAAATACACACCCAACT GCAACCGTTTCAACGCAGGCAAGAGTTGCAGCGGCAGGCAGAGGACTGCTACAGATGCAAA ATCGCCCCTTCTGCAAGAAAGCCTCTTGCCAACTCaggaagtttgtttgttttccttgcttTTGGACATAGTCTGCCAGGTCAGGACATGGATGTATTTTTCTCCCCACACCTCTGTGCTCAAGCCTTGCAAAGGTGGATGGCAGAGAAGAAGGCTGCCTACAAGCGGCACAG GTGTGAAATGAGGCAAAAGCAGAGAGTGCCAGAGAGACGCATGAGTCAGCAGCCAGTCCAGGGACGACCGGGCCTAGAGAACCCTTTCTGGAGGG CAGATTCAGGACCTCATTGGGTTCCCATGAGGAACAGCAGCGGCGTCCCAGCTGAAAACACAGAGAAGACAAAG GTCAGGATGGCGGCAGTGGAGCACCATCATTCCTCAGGGTTGCCCTACTGGCCCTACCTCACGGctgaaactttaagaaaaaggaTGGGCCACAAGCCACCTCCTCCAACTCAGTGTTATCTGAGAGGTCAACCACATCCATCAGTTAAAGGGTGTCTGAGACTGCTGACTCTTTCTCGACTACAGTGTCCACTAGGACCTCAACCACATTCTACAACTGATGATTTTCTGAGAAGAGAGACACTTCAAGACGAGTGTGCCCTGGGACCTGAACCACttcctcgagctgatgattttCCGAGACTCAAGACACCTCCCGAGGGTCTTTTCATACCAATTTCCCCTTCTCCAGTTGATTCTCTGAGCCTtaagacacctcccgagtgtcttctggtaccccgtccaccttctccagttgatgattttctcacaccacaggCACCTCCCATCGAGCGTCAtcgcctgggacctgtagcatttcctcgagctgatgattttaggagacccaaggaacctcccGACTGTTTTTTcgtaccccttccaccttctccagttgatgattctctgagcctgaagacacctcccgagtgtcttctggtacctgttccaccttctccagttgatgattttctgagaCCACAAACACCTCCCGTCCAGTGTCACCTGAGACCTGTACCATTTCATCGAGCTGATGATATCCGGAGACTCAAGAAACCTCCTGACTGTTTTTTcgcaccccttccaccttctccagttgattctctgagcctgaagcCACCTCCcaagtgtcttctggtaccccttccaccttctccagttgatgattttctcacaccacaggCACCTCCCGTCAAGCGTCGTCACCTGGGACCTGTGGCATTTCCTCaagctgatgattttaggagacccaaggaacctcccGACTGTTTTTTCTTAccacttccaccttctccagttgatgattctctgagcctgaagacacctcctgagtgtcttctggtaccccttccaccttctccagttgatgattttctcataCCAGAGGAACCTCCCATCAAGCGTTgtcgcctgggacctgtagcgtttcctcgagctgatgatatcaggagactcaagaaacctcctgactgttttttcgcagcccttccaccttctccagttgatgattctctgagcctgaagccacctcccgagtgtcttctggtacccgttccaccttctccagttgatgattttctcacaccacaggCACCTCCCATCGAGCGTCgtcgcctgggacctgtagcatttcctcgagctgatgattttaggagacccaaggaacctcccGACTGTTTTTTCTTAccacttccaccttctccagttgatgattctctgagcctgaagacacctcctgagtgtcttctggtaccccttccaccttctccagttgatgattttctcacaccagAGGAACCTCCCATCAAGCGTTgtcgcctgggacctgtagcatttcctcgagctgatgatatcaggagactcaagaaacctcctgactgttttttcgcagcccttccaccttctccagttgatgattctctgagcctgaagccacctcccgagtgtcttctggtacccgttccaccttctccagttgatgattttctcacaccacaggCACCTCCCATCGAGCGTCgtcgcctgggacctgtagcatttcctcgagctgatgattttaggagacccaaggaacctcccGACTGTTTTTTCTTACCACTTCCACCTTCTctagttgatgattctctgagcctgaagacacctcctgagtgtcttctggtaccccttccacgttctccagttgatgattttctcacaccagAGGAACCTCCCATCAAGCGTTgtcgcctgggacctgtagcatttcctcaaGCTGATGGTATCAGGAGACTCAAGAAACCTCCTGACTGTTTTTTcgcaccccttccaccttctccagttgatgattctctgagcctgaagccacctcccgagtgtcttctggtaccccttccaccttctccagttgatgattttctcacaccaccGGCACCTCCCATCAAACGTCATCacctgggacctgtagcatttcctcgagctgatgatgttaggagacccaaggaacctcccGACTGTTTTTTCTTAccacttccaccttctccagttgatgactctctgagcctgaagacacctcctgagtgtcttctggtaccccttccaccttctccagttgatgattttctcacaccagAGGAACCTCCCATCAAGCGTTgtcgcctgggacctgtagcatttcctcgagctgatgatatcaggagactcaagaaacctcctgactgtttttttgcaccccttccaccttctccagttgatgattctctgagcctgaagacacctcccAAGTGTCTTGTGgtacctcttccaccttctgcagttgatgattttctcacaccaaAAACACCTCAACTACAGTGTCACCTGAGACCTGTACCATTTCATCAAGCTGATGATATCAGGAGACTCAAGAAACCTCCTGACTGTTTTTTCGcagcccttccaccttctccagttgatgattctctgagcctgaagacacctcccgagtgtcttctggtaccccttccaccttctccagttgatgattttctcacaccacaggCACCTCCCATCGAGCATCacctgggacctgtagcatttcctcaagctgatgattttaggagacccaaggaacctcctgagtgttttttcataccccttccaccttctccagttgatgattctctgagcctgaagacacctcccgagtgtcttctggtacctgttccaccttctccagttgatgattttctgagaCCACAAACACCTCCCGTCCAGTGTCACCTGAGACCTGTACCATTTCATCGAGCTGATGATATCAGGAGACTCAAGAAACCTCCTGACTGTtttgactgttttttgttttgttttgttttgtgtttgtttgttttttgttttttttttattgtgttggaGGAAGGGGTCTGGTATGTTGTTGATTCAATTTAG
- the LOC129016313 gene encoding nuclear pore complex-interacting protein family member B13 isoform X6, protein MDVFFSPHLCAQALQRWMAEKKAAYKRHRCEMRQKQRVPERRMSQQPVQGRPGLENPFWRADSGPHWVPMRNSSGVPAENTEKTKVRMAAVEHHHSSGLPYWPYLTAETLRKRMGHKPPPPTQCYLRGQPHPSVKGCLRLLTLSRLQCPLGPQPHSTTDDFLRRETLQDECALGPEPLPRADDFPRLKTPPEGLFIPISPSPVDSLSLKTPPECLLVPRPPSPVDDFLTPQAPPIERHRLGPVAFPRADDFRRPKEPPDCFFVPLPPSPVDDSLSLKTPPECLLVPVPPSPVDDFLRPQTPPVQCHLRPVPFHRADDIRRLKKPPDCFFAPLPPSPVDSLSLKPPPKCLLVPLPPSPVDDFLTPQAPPVKRRHLGPVAFPQADDFRRPKEPPDCFFLPLPPSPVDDSLSLKTPPECLLVPLPPSPVDDFLIPEEPPIKRCRLGPVAFPRADDIRRLKKPPDCFFAALPPSPVDDSLSLKPPPECLLVPVPPSPVDDFLTPQAPPIERRRLGPVAFPRADDFRRPKEPPDCFFLPLPPSPVDDSLSLKTPPECLLVPLPPSPVDDFLTPEEPPIKRCRLGPVAFPRADDIRRLKKPPDCFFAALPPSPVDDSLSLKPPPECLLVPVPPSPVDDFLTPQAPPIERRRLGPVAFPRADDFRRPKEPPDCFFLPLPPSLVDDSLSLKTPPECLLVPLPRSPVDDFLTPEEPPIKRCRLGPVAFPQADGIRRLKKPPDCFFAPLPPSPVDDSLSLKPPPECLLVPLPPSPVDDFLTPPAPPIKRHHLGPVAFPRADDVRRPKEPPDCFFLPLPPSPVDDSLSLKTPPECLLVPLPPSPVDDFLTPEEPPIKRCRLGPVAFPRADDIRRLKKPPDCFFAPLPPSPVDDSLSLKTPPKCLVVPLPPSAVDDFLTPKTPQLQCHLRPVPFHQADDIRRLKKPPDCFFAALPPSPVDDSLSLKTPPECLLVPLPPSPVDDFLTPQAPPIEHHLGPVAFPQADDFRRPKEPPECFFIPLPPSPVDDSLSLKTPPECLLVPVPPSPVDDFLRPQTPPVQCHLRPVPFHRADDIRRLKKPPDCFDCFLFCFVLCLFVFCFFFIVLEEGVWYVVDSI, encoded by the exons ATGGATGTATTTTTCTCCCCACACCTCTGTGCTCAAGCCTTGCAAAGGTGGATGGCAGAGAAGAAGGCTGCCTACAAGCGGCACAG GTGTGAAATGAGGCAAAAGCAGAGAGTGCCAGAGAGACGCATGAGTCAGCAGCCAGTCCAGGGACGACCGGGCCTAGAGAACCCTTTCTGGAGGG CAGATTCAGGACCTCATTGGGTTCCCATGAGGAACAGCAGCGGCGTCCCAGCTGAAAACACAGAGAAGACAAAG GTCAGGATGGCGGCAGTGGAGCACCATCATTCCTCAGGGTTGCCCTACTGGCCCTACCTCACGGctgaaactttaagaaaaaggaTGGGCCACAAGCCACCTCCTCCAACTCAGTGTTATCTGAGAGGTCAACCACATCCATCAGTTAAAGGGTGTCTGAGACTGCTGACTCTTTCTCGACTACAGTGTCCACTAGGACCTCAACCACATTCTACAACTGATGATTTTCTGAGAAGAGAGACACTTCAAGACGAGTGTGCCCTGGGACCTGAACCACttcctcgagctgatgattttCCGAGACTCAAGACACCTCCCGAGGGTCTTTTCATACCAATTTCCCCTTCTCCAGTTGATTCTCTGAGCCTtaagacacctcccgagtgtcttctggtaccccgtccaccttctccagttgatgattttctcacaccacaggCACCTCCCATCGAGCGTCAtcgcctgggacctgtagcatttcctcgagctgatgattttaggagacccaaggaacctcccGACTGTTTTTTcgtaccccttccaccttctccagttgatgattctctgagcctgaagacacctcccgagtgtcttctggtacctgttccaccttctccagttgatgattttctgagaCCACAAACACCTCCCGTCCAGTGTCACCTGAGACCTGTACCATTTCATCGAGCTGATGATATCCGGAGACTCAAGAAACCTCCTGACTGTTTTTTcgcaccccttccaccttctccagttgattctctgagcctgaagcCACCTCCcaagtgtcttctggtaccccttccaccttctccagttgatgattttctcacaccacaggCACCTCCCGTCAAGCGTCGTCACCTGGGACCTGTGGCATTTCCTCaagctgatgattttaggagacccaaggaacctcccGACTGTTTTTTCTTAccacttccaccttctccagttgatgattctctgagcctgaagacacctcctgagtgtcttctggtaccccttccaccttctccagttgatgattttctcataCCAGAGGAACCTCCCATCAAGCGTTgtcgcctgggacctgtagcgtttcctcgagctgatgatatcaggagactcaagaaacctcctgactgttttttcgcagcccttccaccttctccagttgatgattctctgagcctgaagccacctcccgagtgtcttctggtacccgttccaccttctccagttgatgattttctcacaccacaggCACCTCCCATCGAGCGTCgtcgcctgggacctgtagcatttcctcgagctgatgattttaggagacccaaggaacctcccGACTGTTTTTTCTTAccacttccaccttctccagttgatgattctctgagcctgaagacacctcctgagtgtcttctggtaccccttccaccttctccagttgatgattttctcacaccagAGGAACCTCCCATCAAGCGTTgtcgcctgggacctgtagcatttcctcgagctgatgatatcaggagactcaagaaacctcctgactgttttttcgcagcccttccaccttctccagttgatgattctctgagcctgaagccacctcccgagtgtcttctggtacccgttccaccttctccagttgatgattttctcacaccacaggCACCTCCCATCGAGCGTCgtcgcctgggacctgtagcatttcctcgagctgatgattttaggagacccaaggaacctcccGACTGTTTTTTCTTACCACTTCCACCTTCTctagttgatgattctctgagcctgaagacacctcctgagtgtcttctggtaccccttccacgttctccagttgatgattttctcacaccagAGGAACCTCCCATCAAGCGTTgtcgcctgggacctgtagcatttcctcaaGCTGATGGTATCAGGAGACTCAAGAAACCTCCTGACTGTTTTTTcgcaccccttccaccttctccagttgatgattctctgagcctgaagccacctcccgagtgtcttctggtaccccttccaccttctccagttgatgattttctcacaccaccGGCACCTCCCATCAAACGTCATCacctgggacctgtagcatttcctcgagctgatgatgttaggagacccaaggaacctcccGACTGTTTTTTCTTAccacttccaccttctccagttgatgactctctgagcctgaagacacctcctgagtgtcttctggtaccccttccaccttctccagttgatgattttctcacaccagAGGAACCTCCCATCAAGCGTTgtcgcctgggacctgtagcatttcctcgagctgatgatatcaggagactcaagaaacctcctgactgtttttttgcaccccttccaccttctccagttgatgattctctgagcctgaagacacctcccAAGTGTCTTGTGgtacctcttccaccttctgcagttgatgattttctcacaccaaAAACACCTCAACTACAGTGTCACCTGAGACCTGTACCATTTCATCAAGCTGATGATATCAGGAGACTCAAGAAACCTCCTGACTGTTTTTTCGcagcccttccaccttctccagttgatgattctctgagcctgaagacacctcccgagtgtcttctggtaccccttccaccttctccagttgatgattttctcacaccacaggCACCTCCCATCGAGCATCacctgggacctgtagcatttcctcaagctgatgattttaggagacccaaggaacctcctgagtgttttttcataccccttccaccttctccagttgatgattctctgagcctgaagacacctcccgagtgtcttctggtacctgttccaccttctccagttgatgattttctgagaCCACAAACACCTCCCGTCCAGTGTCACCTGAGACCTGTACCATTTCATCGAGCTGATGATATCAGGAGACTCAAGAAACCTCCTGACTGTtttgactgttttttgttttgttttgttttgtgtttgtttgttttttgttttttttttattgtgttggaGGAAGGGGTCTGGTATGTTGTTGATTCAATTTAG
- the LOC129016313 gene encoding nuclear pore complex-interacting protein family member B13 isoform X2 — protein sequence MFARIVSISRPRDPPASASQSAGITGVSHRARPKYITLSVINSLPDDFHPGTDFCGIPWIVIIIAFLGISTLAIFLWKTSLCVSFLKTVLKSQNVHDGSKDVQRKAWRSNSRSREGIKFGLEDLFTSWRHMEAKVRAEVRKVTGKVNSHYKINGQRKTAEEEKQNMKECEQAENKRQLSEAEENGKSDMKEIHTQLQPFQRRQELQRQAEDCYRCKIAPSARKPLANSGSLFVFLAFGHSLPGQDMDVFFSPHLCAQALQRWMAEKKAAYKRHRCEMRQKQRVPERRMSQQPVQGRPGLENPFWRDSGPHWVPMRNSSGVPAENTEKTKVRMAAVEHHHSSGLPYWPYLTAETLRKRMGHKPPPPTQCYLRGQPHPSVKGCLRLLTLSRLQCPLGPQPHSTTDDFLRRETLQDECALGPEPLPRADDFPRLKTPPEGLFIPISPSPVDSLSLKTPPECLLVPRPPSPVDDFLTPQAPPIERHRLGPVAFPRADDFRRPKEPPDCFFVPLPPSPVDDSLSLKTPPECLLVPVPPSPVDDFLRPQTPPVQCHLRPVPFHRADDIRRLKKPPDCFFAPLPPSPVDSLSLKPPPKCLLVPLPPSPVDDFLTPQAPPVKRRHLGPVAFPQADDFRRPKEPPDCFFLPLPPSPVDDSLSLKTPPECLLVPLPPSPVDDFLIPEEPPIKRCRLGPVAFPRADDIRRLKKPPDCFFAALPPSPVDDSLSLKPPPECLLVPVPPSPVDDFLTPQAPPIERRRLGPVAFPRADDFRRPKEPPDCFFLPLPPSPVDDSLSLKTPPECLLVPLPPSPVDDFLTPEEPPIKRCRLGPVAFPRADDIRRLKKPPDCFFAALPPSPVDDSLSLKPPPECLLVPVPPSPVDDFLTPQAPPIERRRLGPVAFPRADDFRRPKEPPDCFFLPLPPSLVDDSLSLKTPPECLLVPLPRSPVDDFLTPEEPPIKRCRLGPVAFPQADGIRRLKKPPDCFFAPLPPSPVDDSLSLKPPPECLLVPLPPSPVDDFLTPPAPPIKRHHLGPVAFPRADDVRRPKEPPDCFFLPLPPSPVDDSLSLKTPPECLLVPLPPSPVDDFLTPEEPPIKRCRLGPVAFPRADDIRRLKKPPDCFFAPLPPSPVDDSLSLKTPPKCLVVPLPPSAVDDFLTPKTPQLQCHLRPVPFHQADDIRRLKKPPDCFFAALPPSPVDDSLSLKTPPECLLVPLPPSPVDDFLTPQAPPIEHHLGPVAFPQADDFRRPKEPPECFFIPLPPSPVDDSLSLKTPPECLLVPVPPSPVDDFLRPQTPPVQCHLRPVPFHRADDIRRLKKPPDCFDCFLFCFVLCLFVFCFFFIVLEEGVWYVVDSI from the exons atgttcgccaggatagtctccatctctcgacctcgtgatccgcctgcctcagcctcccaaagtgctgggattacaggcgtgagccaccgcgcccggccaaaatataTAACCTTAAGT GTTATCAATTCTCTGCCTGATGATTTTCATCCTGGGACTGACTTTTGTGGAATTCCTTGGATAGTTATCATTATTGCGTTTCTGGGAATTTCTACACTTGCCATTTTCCTCTGGAAAACTAGCCTTTGT gtGTCTTTCCTCAAGACTGTCTTAAAGTCACAAAATGTACATGACGGATCCAAGGATGTACAGCGGAAAGCCTGGAGGTCCAATAGCCGTAGCCGGGAAG gaaTTAAATTTGGCCTGGAAGACCTCTTTACTTCATGGAGACATATGGAAGCCAAAGTTCGAGCTGAAGTCCGTAAGGTGACAGGGAAGGTCAACAGTcattacaaaatcaatggacagaGGAAGACTGCCGAGGAAGA GaaacaaaacatgaaagaatGTGAGCAAGCAGAAAACAAGAGGCAGCTATCAGAGGCAGAGGAGAATGGGAAATCGGATATGAAAGAAATACACACCCAACT GCAACCGTTTCAACGCAGGCAAGAGTTGCAGCGGCAGGCAGAGGACTGCTACAGATGCAAA ATCGCCCCTTCTGCAAGAAAGCCTCTTGCCAACTCaggaagtttgtttgttttccttgcttTTGGACATAGTCTGCCAGGTCAGGACATGGATGTATTTTTCTCCCCACACCTCTGTGCTCAAGCCTTGCAAAGGTGGATGGCAGAGAAGAAGGCTGCCTACAAGCGGCACAG GTGTGAAATGAGGCAAAAGCAGAGAGTGCCAGAGAGACGCATGAGTCAGCAGCCAGTCCAGGGACGACCGGGCCTAGAGAACCCTTTCTGGAGGG ATTCAGGACCTCATTGGGTTCCCATGAGGAACAGCAGCGGCGTCCCAGCTGAAAACACAGAGAAGACAAAG GTCAGGATGGCGGCAGTGGAGCACCATCATTCCTCAGGGTTGCCCTACTGGCCCTACCTCACGGctgaaactttaagaaaaaggaTGGGCCACAAGCCACCTCCTCCAACTCAGTGTTATCTGAGAGGTCAACCACATCCATCAGTTAAAGGGTGTCTGAGACTGCTGACTCTTTCTCGACTACAGTGTCCACTAGGACCTCAACCACATTCTACAACTGATGATTTTCTGAGAAGAGAGACACTTCAAGACGAGTGTGCCCTGGGACCTGAACCACttcctcgagctgatgattttCCGAGACTCAAGACACCTCCCGAGGGTCTTTTCATACCAATTTCCCCTTCTCCAGTTGATTCTCTGAGCCTtaagacacctcccgagtgtcttctggtaccccgtccaccttctccagttgatgattttctcacaccacaggCACCTCCCATCGAGCGTCAtcgcctgggacctgtagcatttcctcgagctgatgattttaggagacccaaggaacctcccGACTGTTTTTTcgtaccccttccaccttctccagttgatgattctctgagcctgaagacacctcccgagtgtcttctggtacctgttccaccttctccagttgatgattttctgagaCCACAAACACCTCCCGTCCAGTGTCACCTGAGACCTGTACCATTTCATCGAGCTGATGATATCCGGAGACTCAAGAAACCTCCTGACTGTTTTTTcgcaccccttccaccttctccagttgattctctgagcctgaagcCACCTCCcaagtgtcttctggtaccccttccaccttctccagttgatgattttctcacaccacaggCACCTCCCGTCAAGCGTCGTCACCTGGGACCTGTGGCATTTCCTCaagctgatgattttaggagacccaaggaacctcccGACTGTTTTTTCTTAccacttccaccttctccagttgatgattctctgagcctgaagacacctcctgagtgtcttctggtaccccttccaccttctccagttgatgattttctcataCCAGAGGAACCTCCCATCAAGCGTTgtcgcctgggacctgtagcgtttcctcgagctgatgatatcaggagactcaagaaacctcctgactgttttttcgcagcccttccaccttctccagttgatgattctctgagcctgaagccacctcccgagtgtcttctggtacccgttccaccttctccagttgatgattttctcacaccacaggCACCTCCCATCGAGCGTCgtcgcctgggacctgtagcatttcctcgagctgatgattttaggagacccaaggaacctcccGACTGTTTTTTCTTAccacttccaccttctccagttgatgattctctgagcctgaagacacctcctgagtgtcttctggtaccccttccaccttctccagttgatgattttctcacaccagAGGAACCTCCCATCAAGCGTTgtcgcctgggacctgtagcatttcctcgagctgatgatatcaggagactcaagaaacctcctgactgttttttcgcagcccttccaccttctccagttgatgattctctgagcctgaagccacctcccgagtgtcttctggtacccgttccaccttctccagttgatgattttctcacaccacaggCACCTCCCATCGAGCGTCgtcgcctgggacctgtagcatttcctcgagctgatgattttaggagacccaaggaacctcccGACTGTTTTTTCTTACCACTTCCACCTTCTctagttgatgattctctgagcctgaagacacctcctgagtgtcttctggtaccccttccacgttctccagttgatgattttctcacaccagAGGAACCTCCCATCAAGCGTTgtcgcctgggacctgtagcatttcctcaaGCTGATGGTATCAGGAGACTCAAGAAACCTCCTGACTGTTTTTTcgcaccccttccaccttctccagttgatgattctctgagcctgaagccacctcccgagtgtcttctggtaccccttccaccttctccagttgatgattttctcacaccaccGGCACCTCCCATCAAACGTCATCacctgggacctgtagcatttcctcgagctgatgatgttaggagacccaaggaacctcccGACTGTTTTTTCTTAccacttccaccttctccagttgatgactctctgagcctgaagacacctcctgagtgtcttctggtaccccttccaccttctccagttgatgattttctcacaccagAGGAACCTCCCATCAAGCGTTgtcgcctgggacctgtagcatttcctcgagctgatgatatcaggagactcaagaaacctcctgactgtttttttgcaccccttccaccttctccagttgatgattctctgagcctgaagacacctcccAAGTGTCTTGTGgtacctcttccaccttctgcagttgatgattttctcacaccaaAAACACCTCAACTACAGTGTCACCTGAGACCTGTACCATTTCATCAAGCTGATGATATCAGGAGACTCAAGAAACCTCCTGACTGTTTTTTCGcagcccttccaccttctccagttgatgattctctgagcctgaagacacctcccgagtgtcttctggtaccccttccaccttctccagttgatgattttctcacaccacaggCACCTCCCATCGAGCATCacctgggacctgtagcatttcctcaagctgatgattttaggagacccaaggaacctcctgagtgttttttcataccccttccaccttctccagttgatgattctctgagcctgaagacacctcccgagtgtcttctggtacctgttccaccttctccagttgatgattttctgagaCCACAAACACCTCCCGTCCAGTGTCACCTGAGACCTGTACCATTTCATCGAGCTGATGATATCAGGAGACTCAAGAAACCTCCTGACTGTtttgactgttttttgttttgttttgttttgtgtttgtttgttttttgttttttttttattgtgttggaGGAAGGGGTCTGGTATGTTGTTGATTCAATTTAG